gacaggcactggcagttagctctttgctaaagcatcggctgggctaggcggctacatccagaggcctccggctaccttcagcggttgacagggggctgcagtgtctgtgtttgtttgccaatgttcggataggtttttctGACAgcatggcttgttgtagtgtagactgtactaaccgaccgtcgaaggagtctgtgttgcagttttttcggtaagtaaatttctcactattttacctggatgtttgcactaattagcatgtattagcatattctGCCGCTGGCTTATAaattaattgccgatttatggtcgctgctgatactgatagaggaccggagcagctaatgttaggaacgctgttgcggtgtgttccgtgctctcagagtccgtttattgcgggaatactaggctacaattttatatggtctaatttttctgtttaaaaagtccgacattgcatggacaaagcagctccgtcagtaagcggctgctgttgtttgtgtgctgctgtaactgtaactgtaagtggatagtggatggaggcagcggtgaaagcaggtaaatattaaatattaaacataatcaaacataataggctagaaataaatttcccccacaactccaccaaaccctgcaggaACCTAAAACTTCACtgtctgaaacagtcatgtttaaaacagcagcaacattatgatcccTGTTGTATGcggtgtgtcgcggttacacggggtcgggctcggggactgtcgtgcggtggatgtagctgcgtgcaGATGCCGCGTaccttgttagcctagctgattagccttaggctagttCGGTTGCTCCGAACCCAaggggctgctgattggacaatgacgTTCAGGCTGATGATTGGACAATGACGTTCAGACTTGGAACAGCAAAATAAACTCATGTTTTCCCGTGTGGGTCAAGGAGGGCGGTCCCCTATCGCCCACTATTAGCCAGCCTCCCTGGCTTATATCTCTGGATCTTTTGTTAATGCCTGTTTTAGATTAAACAAAAGTAAAGGCCTACTTAGAGTAAAATTCCCACGTAACGCACAGTACAGCTGGGACTGATGGGAAAGTCATTAATTTAAAGCATCGCCACTGGTTGGTGCAAAATGCGTCCTGACTGAGACCACTTCAGTCAGCTGATCTGCACTTGGCTAGATGTGGActcgtgtctgtctgtgtttccagcATACAGCAGCCATCATTCTTTGTATTCTCTTTGCTCTAGAACATTTTTTCCCAGGTTAACAGGCTCTTTTCTGGACCCACAGGTGACTACACTATGGATTACAGAACTCCGACCCGTGCCAGATCGTCGGTGGTGAAAAACACCTTCTACGCCAGGAACGGTGTGTTCAGCAGCCCATCAGCCACTGACATACTGGGCTGAAGTTCAGCCATCAGACACCAGAGATCGCTCTTTAATGAGAGTTTACAGCagctaacatgctgatgaacaacattcctgtttgtttgaaggcacagatttttgtttaaatggtcAAAGATGGCCAGCATTGTTGTTTTGCCTGGCTTCCTGAGTTTTATGAGATtaataattttgtgtttgttttatttaattctgaATTTCTGCACAAAAACACTAGTGTCAGGTGTTTAGAGAGCTGCCATGAGTCAGATATAACACATGTGGAAGTGCATCAAACATGTATGATGGAGTTAGATGATCTGTCTGCTCAGGTTCCTTGTGGGACTGATGatgagcagggaaaaaaaaagccaatgcAGCAGATAAATCCGTTGACTTCCTGTAACACTCTGTTTATCATCCACGCAGCTGTAAGGTCAAGTGTCTCTTCAGTCGATACTGTGTGATGGATAATTAATAAACTCCTGGTCTGGTTTCAGTCAGAAAGAGTCAGTTCAGCTCTACACACCTGATACCTCAGTGTTTTCAAACAGTGAGCCACTGGAGGAAATGTTACACACCacaacaataaataatttattactTAGTCATAATGAATCCATCTAACTTCCACCATGtagttaagttttttttactgttgtatacatgtgtaaatgtttttagtatttaaaCTATTTAATGTTTAACCAGAAAAACAGTGTTCTGAAACATCTATTAAATGTTGACATACTGTTAGTAAACAGGGGGAATTAGGTAATTGTTTCTAGCTACTTATTTAGTACAGACCTGTGCAAAGTGAAACGTCTCACAATGATTAGCTGTGGTCAATAATTATAGTCAATGATATCAAAACTGTAGAAACTTGAAGTTTATTGAGAAAACAGGATACAAGAGTTTAAAATGAAGTGTGTTTCTTCTGTGCTTATAACTGAACAAACTCATACTGGAGACCAGAGAGTTAAAGTGTGTGAAACACATGTATGTCAGTCAAACATGAAAATTTTTTGAAGCTGGGAcaatttgtttatattttaattacagattgtgcctttaaaatgtactgaaagagtgaataaagtgaataaagcttgtaatggattttttttcctaaaaagacaaaaaactaCAGAAGACAAAACACACTGTCTGCTCGAAAGGTTGGAATTCAGTATAAAATATTATGTTCTCGTAAAATGCACATCAGTAGTTTAAAGTACATGTGATTTGCATGCAACGCACCTTTATtaattctgtttctctttgtactGTTACAGAAAACACGtttcatttcactgctgtaAGTGTCACCAAAAGTCTGTGATTTCATTGACTATGACTGCGTGGATCAGAGGCTGCGACCCTAGGCGGTGGGGAAGATCAGGAAGCCGGTGAAGGTGTGGCTGGCGCTGCTCTGGCTCGTCACGATGTTGTTGTACTTGGTTGCCTGGAGTGAGACTGTGTCTCCGACCTCCAGCTCCAGGACCGCCGAACCGGATGTGACCAGGAAACCTTCAGCCACGTCGCACAGCGCCAGGTGAGTGTCACTGCCCTTCAACAGCTTCAGACACACCTGAATGATCGTGCAAATAGAGTCAGGAGCAGAAATAAGCACAGAGACGCTTCAGATCACAGCCTGAATGTTAGTGTGAGTATTCTGCACATACAAGGTACCAAGGAAATGATATGTATCTACAGGTATAAGTGCAGAAGTATGTGTAACAAATTTGCATTTGGGGGGACCTAAGTACTGGGTACTTTTTAACGTACCCAGTTCATATTGAATAAGTACAAGATACAAACAAGAACGTAGCCTGTATGTTCGTTCATAACAGCTAAGTCTAACTCATAAAGATAAACTAAGAAAAGTGGGGAaggtacaaacacagagcagtttGGTGAGATCACTCTGTTTGGACTCACTCTGCTCCTTGCTGATATGTGGTAACTGAAGAAGTAGATGCCCTTTGTGTCGCACGTGAACGTCCCGTTTGTCAGCGAATCTCCTTGAAACTGTTGACCCAGGTTCGGCAAAATACCTCTGTGGGAAGTTTACAcaaatgtttcagttttaattcattattttatgtttgtttcatgttttgttttttgtcttttttttaatttttttttttagctgcgtTAGTGGCTCAGTTGTGTGTTGTCCTGTCTGCCACTTTCACATCAAAATATCTTAACAAATATATAATAGATTGTCATGATACGTGACATCTTCACTGACTCGTTGAAGTGGATGGACATGTCCAACTCTGGTCCTTGTGAGATCGTCAGTTTTCTGGAGAAGTAGGATCTCTCCTGGCTGGAAGGGTTGAACGGTTTTCCCTTCGGCCCCTGATGCCCTGGAAATCCGACGGGCCCCAAGAGACCGACATCCCCCTTTATCCCAGACCGTCCTGGGGGGCCCCGCAGACCTGGCGCCCCCTTCTGGCCCCTGACAGGTTGGCCTGCTTCACCTGgtcatacaaaaacaaacaaaaaaataaacacttatTACACAAGGTTGTTAATATGAGCCCTAACCCACAATTACGGAGCTGCACCGGGACATGGTCTGATTTACGTTTTCTCAAATAAGAAATGGTGACAACATGAAGGAAAACATGTGAACAGAACACATGTCCTCATCAGCTCACCAGggtctcccttctctcctttgaGACCGTCTTTGCCATTGGGCCCATGGGTGCCCGGTATCCCAGGAATCCCTGGGATTCCCCCCATGCAGGACGTCTGTGTGACGACCGGGGCGACGTGAACCAGGAGTAGCAACACTgcagtgcagcagctcagccagTGGGGGgcctgaacacagacacacaaacataggtTTGCATCCAAACTTTTAAATGAATCGCAGCAAAAGAAAACGTGAATTGATGCTTGTTTCCATCCACCACTGACATGGAAACATTAGATTTTAGGCACATTGAGAACAGCTGGTGGCGCTAATTCACCAGTCAGGTGCCATTTAATCACTGCAGAAGAAGGGGGCACCAAGAGATGCTGTAATGTAGATGTAAATGCTGTAAAATGATGtggaaaatgtgtcagaaaTATGGTATTTAGTCACAGTCTCTTCATCCAACCCTGACTCCTAGAAATTGTGCTCATATTTCAGTTTCACCCAACTTTAACCAAGTACTGTGAGAGTCTAAACACAAGCATAAATAAGTTTAAGACAATAACATATTTGTGACTTGCCAGACAGGTTAAACAACATACTCTCataacatgcagaaaaaaacataatcagATTGCAATGATGTTTTCTACTAAATATTTTTACTGTCGCAGTTTAGTTGCATACAAATGTAAATTCTAAGAGACAGGTTGCCCTGATCCGTCCTTACAGATCTTTAATTCACATGCTTCATGTCCATCAGGATTTAGTCTGTCacgttttgtttttatcaataCACCAAAATTTACACCTCTAACAAGtgtaaaaacctttttttttatttccagtgtttccattcatttttttgacttttatcaATTACCTGCAATTTACCCCTACACCTTAATAATAACTAAGTCCCAACATTGTGCATGTTTTCCTTGTGAACACGTATcccacacaacagacacacacagcttagCTTACTCAGTGGTCTTGAATATACATTTCTAAGTGCATCTGTCTGAATAAGtgatctcctctctctctctctctgcctgttctTTGGTTTTCGAGGACAGAAAGGTCTCACCATTTGCAGGTAATGCAGTCACTCGTCCTGTGGTGGGGTGATAAGCTGATGAAGAGCGGAGGTGAAGAGCTGTCCTGCTTCACGGCGACAGCAGCAGCGGctcagtcagaaaaaaatgggaaGTGAAGCAGTTGAAGAGAGCGAGGTCGCTGCTCTATTGGTGTTCATCATAACGCAGGAACCTGGAAGAAACTCTGTTTGCTGCAGGCAGTGGTGGAACAAAGTACATGTTCTCCTGTAGCGCGCAAATCTGaggtacttttacttgagtgtgttcatgttcactTCAACTCCACTACATGTCAGACATTTTAGTGCCTAATATTGTTCTTTTCACTgaactacatttatttgattcaatctctctctctgtctctgttttaatTACTATgtaaattaagattttacacacaaaatgtatgcttttatttaaaaaaaaaacatccactgtTTCAGTATTTAAAATTGTTCAAATTTCAACCACCAACAACAGTAAAATCCTGCCCATCTCTGTCCATCCTTTAACTAGATGGACAGAGGTTACATCCTAATTTTCCTGAAAATCAGCAGGTTGAAAGTTTAATAAAGGATGTTTCTGCAGCTGGTTTGACTCCTGAGAGGAAATCACCACGAGTTCAAACCAGACCTCAGTTCAAAGGTCACCGTACTATGATGTAAAaagtaagtacatttactcaagtacagaacttaagtacaattttgaggcaCAAATAAATTCCATGTTATGCTGCTTTATACTTCACTGCACTCTTCAGAGTTTATTTGACAGATTTagttgtttgttagtttgtagATTCAGATTATTAGTTATCTAATCAACAATTAAACTATGATGCATTCTCATGGAATAAGCCACCTACCTGTATTGTTGGCTAAATGTACTTTAAGTATAAAAAGTTAAATTGCTTGTTCTGCAGAACAGTGGCCCAGGAACTGACATATTTACCTGTAgctgtgtaaatgtttaattataTTTAAGCAAATTGCCCATCAGTGGAAGTGAAACAGTTTAATGTCATGAAAGTCCACCAGAACTGATGACACAGCATCCCTGAATGTGTCcgattttataaaaaaaatctttcctctgatttaacattttgttctgtttttctctgagcttCCTCTTTGTGGGTgcctcaaacacaaactgttttccTGGCAGTTATTTCTGAAGCTCTTGACCTCAAGCTAGACGTCAGTATCTGTTCCACAAAATGTTCAATTTCCTCAAGTATATCCATCAACAAAGAGCTGatgtgtatttttaataatttcatcCATGTGAAATATGctagtttgtcattttctgatcctcttttcatttctttcattcagtcCCTAGTTTCGTTCTCTCTTCATCTTTaggcagtgaaacaaaaaaatgtcaccCCAAGAATTCCTTGAAGTCAAACCTTGCTTTTATTACTATTTGTGAGCATTATTTTTCTGCAGTAGCCATTAAATCTATTTACATTCAGTAATCATTCGTCTATAGTTTTCTAGTTTTCATTGTTAATAGCAGCGATCTGCCATTTCCACACTGGGTTCCACTGTAGCCTTCACATGCACATGATCCCCTGTAATTTTAACAACCATGTAAACAACCATAAAAATGACATTTCTATACAACTCACCTGcaacaggaaatacatttttaaggAAACATACCTGCTGACTGGCCGATGTTCTGAGTTAAGGTGCTGCATTTAGCCAAGCCTCTGATGAATGAGGCGAATGAGGTGAAGCatgaatgaagcagctgatACAAGTGTGAGTTTAATGTTCCCACCTGAACGAATGAATATTCTCAGTtacctgaaacaaaacaaaacaaaaaaacacgtGTTTTATATGTTAgtgctttctttttatttgtgcatTTCCAGATATAATTACACAGCAGTTTTACAAAAGCAGTtttactgttgttattgttttgtaaaACAATTAGCCTCAGCTGCCTTTAAATAACGTTTTATTAAAATtgcagttaaataaaatattctccAAAGCAGCTCTCTGTGTTATGATCAGAATACAAAATGTGGCTCaatcaaatgaaagaaaacaggaaatcacagacaaacacaagcattcaggttgtttttcagctcttattttattgacttttcCAGTTCAAATCATGTGTTCGCTGGCAAACAGAGAAGATAAAATCAACACAGTGAATTGGATATATGATATATTCAACTGTAAACTGCACAGATTCAATAAAAATGagaaagctggaaaaaaaaacagtgatgtgCATTTAGAGCTAAATCTGTTTTAAGGGCAATAAACAAACACCTGATCACTGATGGAGCCAAGTTCCTTCTTTCTTAAAAGTAACTAAATCGTACAATATTATGAACATACATATTAAACTGCGGGTCTATGGatgtttattttccacagtACATGCATTTAAGTACCAGTACATGAGTTTAATTGGCGCCTGATTCCTGCAACGAAAATACACTGCAAACCATGAACTGTATTAAAAAGTGTTTCCGGAAAAcgaaatgtgaaaatgagaagTGACTagcttgtgcttttttttaaaaaggcgaAAGGGTCAGTGAGAAGGAAGGGAAGGCATTATTTTGCCTGTAGTTTCAGCTTTGGAGTGTTGCTGTAAAACTGTTTTGTAAAAGTGAGGAAGAAGGTTAAGACATCTGGGTCAGTGAGGGCGCAGCAGGAAGCCAGAGAAGATGCTGTAACCGCTCTGCTTTCCTCTCATCCCTCTGTAGTCTTTAGTTTCCAGCCAAACCTGCTGATCCCTTGACAAGTAGACCGCCAGGCCACCCGAGGTCACCTGGAATCAGTAGCAGTTGAAATTTAATCATGGCATGCAGTTtaagagagaaaatgttaattgaCCTTGAGTATTGATCATTTGGTGGCAGGATAATGTGATAAAATGAATGTGAGTATTGTACCTGTCTCCTCCCACGCCGGTGATCACAGAACGTTGTCAGCAACGCTCCATCCAGCTTCAGCAGCACGCAGAGTCGGTCCTCTAAAGAGGCGTGGAACACAAAGTAGTACGTTCCTGGGACCCGACTCCTACAGTACacaaaatgtattcattaaaGAGGATTTGTTTTGCTGCTAACTTGGCGTGTGGcctgagttgttgttttttttttggtcacagcGGCATAGCTCGATGGGTGGTGATGTCAGTTAGTTGGtcggtccagactgaaatatctcaggaACTGTGACATGGATTTCCAGTaaattttgtacaaacattcatggtcccAGGAGGACGAATCCTGCTGACTTTGGTGAGTCTCTGATTTTTGGTACCACCATCCAGCACATATCCCACTGATGTTTGTGGATATGGACTCTAACCTAATAACTTGGATGGTCTGTTGAGTTTTCTTCCTTTGGTTCAtgatcaaatacctgcaaatACTAATGAaatttcttgtgttttcagtgctaattagcaaatgttagcatggtAACACGCAACACTTATATAAACATTATACCTACATCAAATGTCCAGACTCACAGAACTGCCAGAGTGGCTCTACACTCTCAGTCCAATCCAATAATCATTTGGTTTGATGAAACAAACTTGTCATAAAAACTCTTGTCAtcactttctgtgtgtgacACAACTAGAAAACAGGTGTGTTCTCACCTGAAGCGTCCTGTTGTAGTGTTGTAGTCATTGTTGATGTTGGTGATCTCTGTGATGAACCGAATGACGCTGCCTTTGTCTGGGTAGTCGTTGGTTCCTCTGGCCACGCTGAATGCCGCTTTCTCCTGCACTCCAACAatcctgcagccacagagacAAAACCAAAGTGAATATTAAAGGAATTAAAACTAGATTTTGGCACGTGTCCATTGAGATCAGGAAAACAATGCAAGAACACCTGTGTCTTGCTC
This region of Toxotes jaculatrix isolate fToxJac2 chromosome 3, fToxJac2.pri, whole genome shotgun sequence genomic DNA includes:
- the LOC121178741 gene encoding complement C1q subcomponent subunit B-like, coding for MAPHWLSCCTAVLLLLVHVAPVVTQTSCMGGIPGIPGIPGTHGPNGKDGLKGEKGDPGEAGQPVRGQKGAPGLRGPPGRSGIKGDVGLLGPVGFPGHQGPKGKPFNPSSQERSYFSRKLTISQGPELDMSIHFNEGILPNLGQQFQGDSLTNGTFTCDTKGIYFFSYHISARSRVCLKLLKGSDTHLALCDVAEGFLVTSGSAVLELEVGDTVSLQATKYNNIVTSQSSASHTFTGFLIFPTA